TTCCTCGGAAGCGACCACAGAAAATGCCATGGCGCTCGAAGCGACCGGTGGCTACATTGCCGGCGCGCAAGATGACTCTCAACTTCCCATCTTCGACGTGCAGAAGGTGCAGATGCGCTTTGATATCTCGGCCGACTTCGTAGCAGCAGCAGTCGCAAACAATGTTCTCGTCCTCGCTCTCTCTACCGGCCGAATACTACGATTTGATCTCGAGCGACCCGAAGACATTGACGATATCGACCTCCCTAAACGGCCAGCAGAAATCGGCGTCATTCGCAAGCTATTCCTCGATCCGTCAGCATCGCATCTACTCATCTCGACCACTTCCGGAGAGAACTACTACCTCCATACACAATCACGGCAACCCAAGGCGTTAGGGAAGTTCCCAAAAGGTGTACAAATAGAGAGCATCGCTTGGAATCCGTCAGAGCCGACAGCATCGACTCGGGAAATTTTGATCGGGAGCGCGGATGGACATGTGTACGAGACATATATCGAGCCGAATGCGGAGTTCTACAGGAATCAAGAGAAGTACTTCAGAACGGTATACAGCCCGCAGGACGGGCCAGTGGTGGGACTGTTCGCAGATGTGGTGTCTACCAGACCTGAGACACGGCGAGTGCTGGTAGCCACGCCTCAAAAGTTGCTACATTTCGTTGGGAGGACAGGTGGAAGAGGATACGAGTCCAATGGATCAATATACACCAAGCTCTTTGAAAGCGAAGTTCCGACCGTGCACGAAGTGGATCGGACTGGCGGAATCTCTCCTTCCTGCCTGGCTGTATCGCCGGATTCTCCAGATGCGCTGTCGTCTTCATTAGAGGGGCAAAGCATGGAGCGAGCATATGCATGGCTGAGTGCGCAGGGTATATTCCACGGTAACCTCACTACCTCAGTGCCGGATCTGGTGTCGCTTGGAAAGCAGGTCTTCCGCGAGTCAAAGTCCTTTCCACGATCAAAAATGCCGGCAATACAAACAGCTGGCGGTAGAAGCCGTGCAACACAGCCGCCCATTTCCTCGATGGTCCTGACACAGTTTCACATGCTTGCGCTCGTGGAGGGCACTTTGACTGCGACCAATCGCTTGGACGATACAGTTGTGTATAGCCAGCAGATCCTCGAGACCAGTGCGAATCTTGGTCTTTTCGCTGATCAACAGAAGAACACATTTTGGCTATTCACGGCCCAAGAGATTTTCGAAATCGTTGTGACTGACGAAGCGAGAGATGTCTGGAAGATCATGCTCAAGCAGGGCCAATACGATGCTGCACAGAAATACGCCAAGACTGCCGAGCAGAGGGACGCTGTCGCATCGATGACCGGAGATCACTTGATGTCGCTAGGCAAGTATGCGGAAGCTGCATTGGTCTTTGGAAAGAGCACGAAGGCCTTCGAGGACGTTGCGCTTGGCTTCATCGACAAAGGCGAGCAAGATGCGCTTCGAAAATATCTCACTGTGAAATTGTCAATACTCAAGAAAAGTGCAATTATGCAGCGTATGATGCTTGCTAGTTGGCTGCTTGAGCTGTACATGGCCAAGCTAAACCAGCTGGACGACACGATTTCGACCCGAGCCGAGCTCACTGCGGATGGATCAGGCACCACATCAAGCGATACCGAGAGGCAGTTGCCTGTTTCGCGGAAAGAATACCAAGATTTTGTCACCAAGCACAAGTCCGACTTGGACCGTAAGACAGCCTACGAGATCATCAGTGCTcacggaagagaagaagaacttCTCTTCTACGCCAATGTTGTCGAAGACTACAACTACGTCCTCTCATACTGGGTGAACCGAGAACGATGGACGGAAGCGATGTCTGTGCTCAAGAAGCAGACGGACCCCGAGATGTTCTACCGCTACAGTACTGTCCTAATGGCTCACGTCTCCGTTGATCTCATCGACGTCCTCAAACGTCAGGCCAACCTTGACACCAAAAAGATCATTCCCGCTCTCCTCAACTACAACAAGACCGCCGGCTCGTCCGTCTCCCTCAGAGACAATCAAGCAATCCTATACCTCCGCTTTTGCATCGATCATCTCCTTTCCACCGAGCCGGCCGTCCACAACACGCTCATCTCCATGTATGCCGCCCACCCCACCCGAGATGAATCTGCCCTCCTCACCTACCTTGAAACCCAAGCCCGAAACCACGACCAATTCTACGACGCCGACTTCGCACTACGCCTCTGCATCGCACACAAGCGCGTCCAGTCTGCCGTGCACGTTTACGAAACGATGCAGCAATACGCCTCTGCGGTCGACCTTGCGCTAAAATACGACGAAGTCGAACTCGCCGCCTCGGTTGCCGATCGCGCTGGCACCGACGACACACTTCGCAAGAAACTTTGGTTGAAAGTCGCGAAGAAAGTCATCGGACAAAATAAAGGCATCAAATCCGCCATCGAGTTCCTACGCCGCTGCGAGCTTCTTCGCATTGAAGATCTCATACCTTTCTTCCCGgacttcatcgtcatcgacGACTTCAAAGAGGAAATATGCGCGGCGCTGGAAGACTACAGTCGACAGATCGACGACCTGAAACGGGAGATGGACGAGTCGGCATCCACGGCAAAACACATCAAGGACGACATCAAAGCTCTCGATCAGCGATACGCGATTGTCGAGCCAGGCGAGAGGTGCTGGAAGTGTCGACTGCCGTTGTTGATGAGGCAGTTCTTTGTGTTCCCTTGTCAGCATGCGTTCCATGCGGACTGTTTGGGTGAGATGGTCATGCATGCTGCGGGTATGGGGAAGAGTAAGAGGATTCGAGAACTGCAGAAGGAGATTGGACGAGGTGTCGCTTtggggaagaggagagagggtATGGTCAGAGAGTTGGATGGTTTGGTCGCTGGAGCTTGGTGAGACGTCCGTTCGCCCTTACAACGAAAACCATGCTGACCTGGTGAATAGTGTACTCTGCAGTGAAATGGCTGTCAAGCAAATCGATGAGCCGTTCATTACTGCTGCTGATGATAGGAACGAGTGGGCTTTGTGAGAGGCCACATACAAATGACGATTCGCCAATTGCCAACAGGGCCTCACAACACACAGCATTGCCTGGGAGTACGACGATAGAGATGATCCTAGGGTGGGACCGTCGGTACGCTGCCGTCACCGACTGCAGGGACCATTCGGTGCCGACCAAATTTGTGGATCGTGAATCCTTCGGCTCAAGTTTTGCAGATCGCCACACCGGTGGCCTGCAGGAAAATGCAACAAgaatagaacttctatatGCATACCTGGCTCACTGCCTGGCCATATGTGGATTGAGACTCACAAGTTGCCGCATCTTCCGTGGAAATAGGCGGCATGCTGATCCTTCAGGATTTATTACCCCATTCGGACCGCCAGCGTTACCTAAAATCGAGCTGCCTTGGGCTTGAATGGGACGGCCTAGATGTGGATCAAGCAAAGGAATTGTTGACGGTACCTGCCTTCGAAGGATTCTCGCATCGTCATGAGCGACGACGTTGGCCTTCTATAAAATAGCGGACCATGTCGTCCTGAACAATCACCCACGACACAACCACTTCATTTCTCATCCAGCTACAACACACCGCAGTCCAACAACATGCagttctccatcttctcccttGCTACTCTTGTAGCCATAGCATCCGCTACTCCCTTTGCCATGCCCGAAGCCTACGCCGGCACTCTTGACACtacttcttcctctctctcggCCCGTCAGTCCAACTGCACTGAATACTGCTCCAACAGCGCCGGCTGCGTATGTTCCTTCTCATCCCAATCAAACCTCTTCATCGAGTCTAACCCATCTTACAGGTCTGTACTGTCCGTCCCTCCGACTGCACCGCCTTCTACACCGTCCAGTCAGGCGACACCtgcctctccatcgccaaaGTCTTCGGCAACTTCACCGTCACCCAATTCTATCGCTGGAACCCTTCCGTCGGACAAACCTGCTTTGGACTGCAAGCCTACGTGCCTGTCTGCATCGACACTCCGTGGTATGAGTTTACTCCACCCGTTCAGCCAGAGTTCGGCACGAAGTACACGCCTGAGCAGACGCCTGTGCCGGTCATGCCGGGGATTGTGGATGGGTGTGAGCTGTATGAGTTGGTTGAGCCCGGGAAGAGAGTTGAGGagttggcggcggagaatGGATTCGCGGTGGAGAAGTTCGCTGAGTGGAATGGGAATAGTACGACTGCTTGGGCGACTTACTGGGCCTGTGTGAAGGCTTGAGAGGCAGGATGGGGAAGTCACCGATGAGCTCGGTAGTCACTATCGAATGGCAAAGGTTGATGCGATTCATTGAGTTTGAGACCGGAAGCATCGAATGGTGACTCGACAGTGTCCTGCATGCGTCACACTCCTTAAACGATCGGTATTGTTCTGGGACATGGTCCAAAGTGTGTGATCTTGACATAGTCTCAGCGATCAAATACAGTCGAGATGACTTTTATGACAAAATAAACATCTTCGCATCCAATTACCCCCACTTCTCACAAAGAAATCCTCGGCGCCTTGACAGGTACGGCTCGATCGATAGTATCCTGTTCTCACAAGTCTCCATATTCTTCACGAATGATCTGCGAACCACGCTCGGCGACAGCATAAACTGGGCCCACCAGGTTCACGTCCGGCAAGCGACCAAAGGTGGACACATCGCAGACACGAAGACCCTTTGTCCCATACACGCGGAGCTTGTTGTCGACGACGCCACCCTTCTCCTTGGGAAGCATGCGGCAAGTGCTCGATGCGTGCCAGTTGGGAATGATGGAGGTTCGGGCGTACTCCAAAATATCCTCGTCACTCTGGACGGCTGGACCTGGTGACACCTCCTCTTGGACCCATTGCTTCCAGGCTGGGTGCTCGCCGATTTGTCGTAGGTACTTGACACCTTGGACTGCCATAGCTTGGTCGGCAGTCTCGTTGAGGTAGTTCGGATTGATGACCGGATCAGAGAGTGCAGAGTTGCTGCCTACGGTAACACTGCCCTTTGACAAAGCCGCGAGGTTCGACACGGTCAAGGAGATGTATGATGTGTTCCTCAGAGGTTGTCCGTACTCGTTGAAAGCTTGTGGATACCACACGCTCTCGTAGAGGATCTCGTTGTGGGCTTGATGGAGGAAACCTGCATCGACCACGGCACCGGCGCCGATCTGCTTGAGTTCATCGTTGGAGATCTCCTGGAATGCGTTTGTGCAGCCCGATGGTGCAGACCACTTGCTCTTTGCCTTCTCGAATGGGTCGGCGGTGCTGTAGAACTTTCGTTGTTCCTCATTGAGCACAGTGAGATCGTTGACCTGGCGATTGTGATCAGCATGCGAGCTCTCAAGACAGGCAAGCGAGTTAGCCTTACCATGTCAGTCGTGCTGGCGATGTCAGCGAACTCTGGCTTGACAGAGTAGATGACACTGAATGAGGTGTGATCTTGCATGTGGTGTCCGACGTTCTCGTTAGCCTAAAACAGAAGGGCAGAAGGGTTAGCGATAATTCGGATAGGGTACGAGGGCGACCTGGGGCCTGCTGGCATAGCCCGAGAGACAACCTCGGACGGCTTTCTTACCACGACTACCGGAATGCCGTACTTGTCCAGCTCGTCTTGCGGCCCGATACCAGATTGCTTGAGGAGGAAAGGACTGTGGAAAGCGCCCGCCGACACGATAACCTCGTTCGAGCAAGAGATGTTGTGGAAGATGCCTGCCTCGACGAAGGTCACTCCGACAGCATGAGCTTCGTCCGTCCCGATGGTCGCCTCGTCGAAGATGATCCGTACAACAGTTGCTGAACCGCGAACGTTGAGATTCTTTCGATCCTTGGATGCCTGGTAGTAGGAATCGTAGGAGGACACACGCTCGAAATTCTCATCGAGGGTCATCGTTCCTTGCTTAACACCAATTGGACTGCCGCCATTCTGGTCTTGCACCGGGGATGCCGATTGCGGCGGTGGCGTTCATGAAACCAGGGTTGGAGGCTGGAACATAGCCTTGGAAACCGATCTTGAGAGGTCCTTCTGTGCCGTAGTTGTCCGGGTTCCAGGTCATGTATGTAGGGTCGTTGCTGTTCTTCGGGTTGCCAACAAAGACGGTACCCTGCTTTGCTGCGGAAAAGATGGTAGACCTGAGCACCGTAACGCGGAGGAGTCAGCGGCGATGATCGGAAAGGTGACACATCAAGACAGACTGCTTGAACCTGGCGCAGTTCGAGAGACAGCATCCTCGCATCAACGACTTACGCATTCCATCCTGGGTTGCCATCGGCCTCCCATTGATCGTAGACTCCCGTGCTTCCGAGGCCGTAGTACAGGCCATTGGTAGCGCTGCTGCCGCCCAAGCATCGACCGCGGTGGTAGTTCAGCGTGCGGTTCTTCAAACCGGGCTGCGGCACTGTGACGAAGTTGTAGTCGATCAAGCTTCGACCCCCATTGAGAAGGAATTGGTTTCCACCGGCAGTCAAAGACGTTGGCTGAATACCGAATGATCAGCCGTGCTCTAAATGCATGCATCGATACATGATGCGAGCTGACTGGCTGAGTGGGGGTCTCAACTTACCACGGAGTCTGGAGTCGGACCCgcttcgaagacgatgacatTGAATTTGCCGCTCTCGGTGAGACGGTTTCCGAGAACCAAGCCGGCGGTccctccgccgacgacgcAGAAGTCGTAGCTTGATTCAAAGTCGATTGGTGGTGCATCTGAGTATTGGTAAGTCGAAAAGTCCGGTGGTCCGCTGGCGGCAACGAGCTGTGCAGTAGTCATGCATCCGAGCAGGATGGCTCGGGTGGAGAGCTGAAACATTGTGAGCAGTCGCACGAGTGACTTCCGGCAAAGAGCGTACGACAGGTGCTCGTCAGCAGTAGTTGGAGCAGGTCAGGCATCGGTCCAGATATATATCATCCTTTGCCGACCACGGTCCATGGAAACATGGCAATGCCGAAGCAATCACCCCGGAATTGGGATTGGCAAGACGGGGATCACGGCCTGAGGTTGACGCGGTTAAACCACTCGATAACGACATCCTGGGATACGAGGGCCGACGGCTCCGCGAAGACCAGGTTGACGGTGAGACAGCTCCCAATCGCAGCAGCACGGAAGCGAACGAAGCCAAGAAATGGCGCATGTCAGCGTGTGGCTGTGGCTCGTGGCAGTCATGAGTCTTGATGCCAACAAAGAGCGCGCAATCCGGGTGAGAACGGTGAGTTGACAGGGCACCGTATCCATGTTGGCATGACGCATTGACATCCGAAACCAAGCTTCAAGGACATCTCGACGAACACAAAGCGGTCGTGTTGTATGCATCGACCGCCATGAAGATGTACCTGCATCGAGCATGAAGCACAATGGGCATCGTGAATGCAAGAAGAGCGCCGGGACCGTCCGAGGGTTGCGAGCATCATTCAGACTGCAGCATCCAATCCAGACTGTGGTCTATTCTGACTTTGCAGGAATTGCGGTATTCTCGAATGCATGAGGACCTCTGGACTCGTCCTGCATCCACCTGTATTGCAAAAGCGAGGGTTTCAGGTCGCTGCCGTGGCGGTGAATACATGCAGTATAAGTAGTGTACACTCCTACTGGCTT
This genomic interval from Zymoseptoria tritici IPO323 chromosome 8, whole genome shotgun sequence contains the following:
- a CDS encoding uncharacterized protein (Predicted moderately glycosylated at few thr .Theoretical pI: 4.35 No reliable hits with protein databases. No His. Probable Mg specific protein (novel gene). Unknown function.), whose translation is MQFSIFSLATLVAIASATPFAMPEAYAGTLDTTSSSLSARQSNCTEYCSNSAGCVCTVRPSDCTAFYTVQSGDTCLSIAKVFGNFTVTQFYRWNPSVGQTCFGLQAYVPVCIDTPWYEFTPPVQPEFGTKYTPEQTPVPVMPGIVDGCELYELVEPGKRVEELAAENGFAVEKFAEWNGNSTTAWATYWACVKA